A genomic stretch from Longimicrobium sp. includes:
- the rpsU gene encoding 30S ribosomal protein S21 codes for MVEVQLAETDRLDWALKQFRRRMLRSGMFRDMRRKRFYEKPSEARKAKAKAAERRRHKDRKRARRGEF; via the coding sequence GTGGTCGAGGTTCAGCTCGCGGAGACCGATCGCCTGGATTGGGCGCTGAAGCAGTTCCGCCGGCGCATGCTGCGCTCGGGGATGTTCCGGGACATGCGTCGCAAGCGCTTCTACGAGAAGCCGAGCGAGGCGCGCAAGGCCAAGGCGAAGGCTGCCGAGCGCCGCCGCCACAAGGACCGGAAGCGCGCCCGCCGCGGCGAGTTCTAG